GCAAATGCCGTCCTTGTAAGAACGACAAGGTCAAGTTGTCCAAATTGTATCGTATATTCATGGGGAGGACAAGATAAGAATCGCTCAAAGGCTTATATTTAAAGGGATTTAAGGGATTAGGCTAGACAAAAAAACAGGGTCTTGATATACTTCGATAACCGCACATTTGTTCTTGTTTTTCGCATCTTAGAAAGGAGCGGTTTCACCATGATGGGCAGATCCCATTTAATAATCAGCACTGGGGTTACCCTATCTGTAATGAGTTTGATGTCACACGATATTACGATTCCAGTTATTGCAGTCGCAGCGTTAAGCTCTTTGCTTCCTGATATCGATGAACCGAATTCGCTGCTCGTGCGCAAGGCGATTCCAGAATTTCTATTAAGAGTGCTGCAAATTGCTTTGATAGGCGCGGCGATTTATCTCTATTTTGCCGGAATCGTGGAACGTCCTTGGAATATTGTGCTGGCATTGCTAGTCGGAAGTGTATCTTTCCTGCCTAGTCGAAAGCTGCGCCATTTGGTCATGATCTTGATTGCCATAGCACTCTTTGCCTTCGGGGAAGCCTATGATCCATGGAACTACATTGCAGCGTGCGTGCTTGTAGTCTCATCGGTTGTTCCTCATCGTGGACTGACACATACCCTGTATGGAGTTGCGGGCTGGAGCGCCTTATTGTATTTTGCCTCAGCGGGTATAAATGACGGTGGCAGTCTATGGATAGCTGGGGGCATGTCGTATGCGCTTCACCTACTAGCTGACTCTCTTACCCAACGGGGAATTACACCCCTGCCGCCAATACCCTTTAAGCTGCGTCTAAAGCTAATGAGTACAGGCACGAAAAAAGGTGGAGCCGTAGAGAACATCTGCATCATGCTGACTCTAGCGTTCGTTGTCTATGTATTTATACTTTCTACTTGAACTAAAATGAATATGAAAAAGGGGCTTGTCTATTCTTTACGCAAATTTGCGCATAGGATAAGCAGGCCCCTTTATTTTTGTGTAACTATTCTTCTAGGAAAACCAGTCCGATAAAGTCCTCCGGCTCAATACGTCCGAAATAATGCTTCAAATCCAGATCAGCTAATGCTTCTCTAACCTCTGCCTCATTATAACGTTTGCCACGAAGTGCATTTTCAACATCTACTACGTCACCAACCCCAAAGAAGTCACCATAGATTTTGATGTCCTTAATGAGGGAATCCTCAATATCCATACGAATATCAATAATTCCAGCAGGAAATTTACGTGTGTGTTTGACGTTGCTTTTTGGTGACAGACCGTAGTTCCAGTCCCAGTTCTGGTAGTGCTCTTTGGAAATTTCGTGGATTTTGTCCCAGTCTGCTTCCTGAAGCTTATACTGAGGGACCTCGGATGGCTCCATGCCAAAGATCGAACGTAGGAGACCGGAGCGGAACTCTTCAATGGTCATGTCTGTACCTAGCAGCTCTTTGATGTTGGCTACGCGACTACGTACGGATTTGGTGCTCTTCGATTTGAACTTCTCTGGATTTACTTTTAGAGAGGCTTGTACATTGTCCAAATTGAGGTCAAACATCAGTGTGCCATGGCTGAACATGCGTCCACGTGTGGAGAATTGAGCGTTGCCGGAAATTTTTTGTTCGCCGACTTGAAGATCATTCCGTCCACTAAGCTCAGCGTTTACACCCATGCTTTGTAAGTAGTCGATCACCGGCTGGGTGAATTTCAGGAAGTTATGGAAGGATTGGCCGTCGTCCTTAGTAATGAAGCTGAAGTTAAGATTTCCGAGATCGTGATAGACCGCTCCACCGCCGGACAAACGCCGCACAACCTTAATATCATTCTCTTTAACATATTCCTGATTGATTTCTTCAATCGTATTTTGATGTTTACCGATGATGATAGATGGGCTGTTAATATAAAAAAGCAGGTAACTCTCGTCCATCGGCAAGTGTTTCAGCGCATATTCCTCAATCGCCAAATTGATGGAAGCGTCAGTAATCCCTGTGTTATCAATAAAAATCATAGTGAATTCCTCCGTTGCAGCAAAATTGATTACAGTTCTCATTTTAAACCAAAAGCAGTTTTTTAACAAAAGAGATCGCTTCGTGTTTCGGTGGAATAAAGTATTAGACTGGAATCGTTGAATTAATGCGATTTTTAAGTTGAAGAATTTCCAGCGCCCAGTCTTATTGTTAAGTACTTCATTTTATCGAAAATCAACAAATATTTTGCATTTCTTCAGCCCATGGGTTACTATTTTTATATTGACAAATTTGCAGGTCTAAATAAGGAGGTTACACGTTATGTGCCCCCGTACCAAAGAACAAAATGAGCTCATACGCATACAGCGCAAAGAACAGATCCTGGACGTCGCCGCGCGCTCCTACTTTCGCACGGGCGGCAGCTTTGATATTCGCGACGTCGCCCGCGAGGCAGGTCTTGGTTACGGCACAGTATACCATTATTATCCCAACCGGCATTTATTAATAGAAGATGTGTTAGAAGGCGGCTTTGAGCGATGTGAGCAAGTTATCGCAAAATGGGCGGACATCAGCGGCAGCCCACCGGATGACAGGCAGTTGTTGATGTATTGTAAAGCGCTGCTCCAGCTGTGGCAGTCGGACGCCCGCGCATATCTCGTCTACAAAATGGCGGCGGAACATTATGTAGGCTTGTCTGAAAGGGATCGACACCACGCCAAGAGACGGTTTATGGAACGCCTGTACGTTCCACTCCAATCGATCGCCCAGTGCGAAGACGACAGCGTCGACCATATGCTTGCCGTGCTGGTCGGTTGCTGTGGGCTGCACTACTATGCGGGCAATTCCGATCTGAACGTCGATCGAATCGCCCGACTCGCTATCCAAGCTATTACGAAGGGGTCCTGATACGAACATGGTCATTTTAAAAAGCAAGCATGAAATTGAGGCTATCCGCAAGGCATGCCAAGTGGTGGCTGAATGTCATCGTACAATCGCCCCGCTTATCAAACCGGGTATTACCACCAACGAGATTGAGCGCATATTCGAGGACATTATGTTGAAGCACGGCGCAAAGCCATACCAGAAAGGCTATAGGGGCTATCAATATGCGACCTGTGCCTCCGCCAACGATGTAATCGCGCATGGCTTCCCTAGCAATAAGCCACTTGAGGAAGGCGATATCGTGACGATTGACACGGTCGCTGAGCTCGATGGTTGGCTCGGCGATTCGGCCTGGAGTTATGCGGTCGGGCAGATCTCGCCGACAGCCGAGAAGTTGATGCGTGTCACGAAAGAATGTCTTGACCTGGGCATCGAGCAGGCTCAGCCCGGTAATCGACTCGGCGACGTGACGAGCGCGATTCAGCGGCATGCGGAATCACACGGTTTCGGCGTCGTGCGCGACCTTCTCGCCCATGGCATCGGCCGCGACCTGCACGAGGAGCCGACTTATATGCATATCGGCAAGCCTGGAAAAGGCCCCCGTATCAAAGAAGGTATGGTGTTCACGATTGAGCCCATGATCACCGAAGGTACCTACTTCTTGACAATCGATCCGGACGGCTGGACCGCACGGACAATGGACAACAAGCTCGCCGCCCAATATGAGCATACGATCGCCATCACGGCTGAAGGTCCACAAATTTTGACCGCGCAATAGAAAAAAAGAAGTCGACCAACGAAATGGTCGACTTCTTTTTTTCGGGTTCGGGGACAGCGTGTCCGTAGATCTGATGAGGCTGCCAGTCTAGAACTTTATTATCTTTTGACATCTCGTAGATTTTAATGTCGATTTGAGGCAAGGGGTTATTCAGGTGATTCCTTTAGTGAGCATTGACGTATTCCCGGCAAAGACGCAATAATGGTGGCAATGAGATACATATCGAACAAACGAAAGTGGATAGAGGGAGTGTAAATATGCTTGAAAAATACGGCCACGGTGGTGATTTGCTAACAGCTGCGGAACTTTATGAGGAGGCTGGTGGCACATTTCTTGATTTCAGTGCAAACATCAATCCTATCGGGCCTCCGCCAGCCGTCTTAGAGCTACTTAGAACAGCATTGTCTACGGTGGTTGCCTACCCTGACCCTGGACATCGGCGCTTCAAAAGTCTGCTTGCAAAGGATCTTGGTATACATAGTAGTTGGTTGACAGTAGGCAACGGAGCCGCAGAATCTATGGCATTGTTGCTGCTTGCGATTGCTCCGCAAAAGGTAGGTATCGTAGAACCTTGTTTTTCTGAGTACCGGCAGCTATCTGTGCAATTCGGCGCAGAAGTATTATCTGTTCAGGGAACAAGGGAACAGCACTTCCGAGCTGGAGTGAACGAGATTGCCGGGTTGCTGGAGAAGGTTGATCTGCTGTTCCTTGGACAGCCGAACAACCCTAATGGCGTTCAGTATACTGTGGATGAGCTGCGCTGGTTAGCGCAGAAAGCTGAAAGCTACGGGACGTATTTGGCTGTGGATGAAGCCTTTATTGATTTTATTCCAGAAGCAGAACGAAATACGCTTTTGCCGGATCTGGATCAGTTTCCGCATACGATTTTGGTGCGGTCGATGACGAAATTTTATGCGATTCCCGGACTGCGTCTCGGGTTTGCCATTTCGCATCCGGAGCTGGCAAAGGCGATGACCGGAAAGCAGGTTACCTGGAGCGTGAATGGTTTGGCGCTGCTGGCGGGCGAAGCCTGCCTTGAGTGTGGGCACGAGTATGGACATCGCACACGCGAACTGATCGCCACGGAACGGGAGCTGCTGCGTCAAGGCCTTATGCAGCTAGGCTGCGAAGTGCCGCCAGGCGAAGCCAACTTTCTGCTCTGTGGCCTGCCTTCGCCGTGGAGTGCGGCTGAGATGCAGACCCGTCTTGGGCGTGTCGGTATACTGGTGCGCAGCTGCGCTATGTACCCCGGTCTAGGAGACGAGCATATCCGAGTAGCCGTTAAGGGACATGAGGATAATGTCCGGCTGCTAAAACAGATGAAGGAAATTCTGGCGGATAAGTGACCTGTGTAGCTTAGAGGGCAGCGGGTTTGCTGTTAAAGTGTCTGGTGTAGAGCAAAAATTGCGATTTGATACCGGATGGCGGGCTTCAGCTTGCATGCTTAAGGTTGTGACAAAGTTTGGTGAGATAGCTTCTGATGGACATCCTCCAAAGTGCATTCGTTGTATTTCGTACAACAGAACTCGCTTTGCTGGCGTAGCAATTCGATTCTATAGCACTGTGTACAATAGAAATTTGGAAAATGATGCGAATTAGGTTTTTACGTGACATTCTATTGCAAGAAATACAGCAGAATGGCTTTTGCCAGTGAATAAAGCTGAATTTGTTGTATAAAGTGCAATAGATGGGTGAGGGATGGATTTCTAGGTGGATATTGGAGTATGTGTTGTAGTAGAAATCGAGTATCTGTGGAGCGGATATTGAGTATGTGTTCAGAGCTGAAATTAGGGGCATGTGTTGGTGTAGATTTTAGAGCAGATAGTCATTTGCTGTGAAATAGAGAATTAGGTAGTTTCTAAGTGAGACGGTTGGGGAAGTACAGGCGCGACCGCGAAGCGGGTTGGATGAATGGATAAAAGTAATGTGCTGTGGAAGGAGCAAGATCGATATATGGTGCAAGTAAAGATTCCATTTAACCTCGCAGGAGACGTAAAAGAGTACCATTCGGCCATCTGGCCAGGGCTTGCTTTACAGTGGAAGGGAAACCATCTGCTACTAGAGCTACCTGCTGAAGCAGATGGTTTATCGAGTGCGTTCTATGGTGGAGGAATGAATCGGCTAGAGAGAGCCGTCAATTTATATGTTGACCGCAATTATGAATGTAGTGATCCTGTTCAGGATATGGAGAATAAGCTCCGCGAGTGGGGTTATTCAATGTCTGGCTGTGCCGGTCTGATGACGGCAGTACCGCTAGAGCATGCAGCGGTAGCTGAGGAAGACACCGGCTCAGCGGGTATTTTTGTTTGCGTTACTGCCGCCGCAGGAAATGCTGCGCGCGCGGGTGTGGAACGCAATGTGCTGGCTGTTTATCGCCCGGGTACGATTAACATAATGCTAGGTATTGATGGCCGCCTGACACCGGCGGCCATGGTCAATGCTGTGCAGACAGCTGTCGAAGCCAAAGCTGCTGCACTGGCAGACCTCGGGATTACCGATCCCGAGAATGGCCTGATCGCTACCGGAACAACTACGGATGCGATAGTGCTCGCTGTGAGCCAAAGTGGGCGATACAAGGCAGAGCATGTTTACGCCGGAACCGCTACCGACCTTGGTGGCGCAATCGGACGCCTTGTATACAGCGCAGTGACGGGCAGCTTGCTGTCGGTGCAGGCAAGGAAGGACAGCTAATGAGAATGGATTGCTGGAGAAACAGAAGATTGTTCAGAGGTGATCGCCTGTGACAATCGCTTTAGTACTGCTTGCGGCTTATATAATTGATCGGATCGTAGGTGATCCGCGTAGCTTGCCCCATCCCGTAATCGGTATGGGCAAAGCAATCACGGCTCTGGAGCGGGCGATCCGTCGTTTATGGTCCCACCCGCAAAGCCTGCGCAGAGCAGGGGTGTTACTTCCGCTATGTGTGGCGGGTGGTGCTTGGGCACTGACAGCCATTCTGCTATGGCTGCTGTCATATATCTCACCGTGGCTCGTCTGGATAGCCGAGGCTTGGTTGATTTCAACCACGATTGCCTCCAAGGGACTGAAGGATGCAGGAATGGCAGTGTACGTGGAATTGCAGAAGGGCGATATCCCTGCTGCCCGCAAGGCGTTGGGGATGATCGTGGGGCGTGATACGACTTCGCTAGATTCCCCGGAAATTGTGCGCGGCACGGTAGAGACTGTAGCAGAGAATATCGTCGATGCGATTATTTCTCCATTGTTCTATGCGCTCATCGGTGGTGCGCCGCTTGCTATGGCTTATAGAGCAGTAAATACACTCGATTCCATGGTGGGATATAAGAATGATAAATACCGAGATGTCGGCTGGGCATCCGCTCGGCTTGATGATGTTGCCAACTTCATTCCAGCACGGATTACGGCATTGCTCTTGGCACTGTGT
This genomic stretch from Paenibacillus sp. FSL H7-0737 harbors:
- a CDS encoding metal-dependent hydrolase, giving the protein MMGRSHLIISTGVTLSVMSLMSHDITIPVIAVAALSSLLPDIDEPNSLLVRKAIPEFLLRVLQIALIGAAIYLYFAGIVERPWNIVLALLVGSVSFLPSRKLRHLVMILIAIALFAFGEAYDPWNYIAACVLVVSSVVPHRGLTHTLYGVAGWSALLYFASAGINDGGSLWIAGGMSYALHLLADSLTQRGITPLPPIPFKLRLKLMSTGTKKGGAVENICIMLTLAFVVYVFILST
- a CDS encoding lipoate--protein ligase; this encodes MIFIDNTGITDASINLAIEEYALKHLPMDESYLLFYINSPSIIIGKHQNTIEEINQEYVKENDIKVVRRLSGGGAVYHDLGNLNFSFITKDDGQSFHNFLKFTQPVIDYLQSMGVNAELSGRNDLQVGEQKISGNAQFSTRGRMFSHGTLMFDLNLDNVQASLKVNPEKFKSKSTKSVRSRVANIKELLGTDMTIEEFRSGLLRSIFGMEPSEVPQYKLQEADWDKIHEISKEHYQNWDWNYGLSPKSNVKHTRKFPAGIIDIRMDIEDSLIKDIKIYGDFFGVGDVVDVENALRGKRYNEAEVREALADLDLKHYFGRIEPEDFIGLVFLEE
- a CDS encoding TetR/AcrR family transcriptional regulator, with the translated sequence MCPRTKEQNELIRIQRKEQILDVAARSYFRTGGSFDIRDVAREAGLGYGTVYHYYPNRHLLIEDVLEGGFERCEQVIAKWADISGSPPDDRQLLMYCKALLQLWQSDARAYLVYKMAAEHYVGLSERDRHHAKRRFMERLYVPLQSIAQCEDDSVDHMLAVLVGCCGLHYYAGNSDLNVDRIARLAIQAITKGS
- the map gene encoding type I methionyl aminopeptidase yields the protein MVILKSKHEIEAIRKACQVVAECHRTIAPLIKPGITTNEIERIFEDIMLKHGAKPYQKGYRGYQYATCASANDVIAHGFPSNKPLEEGDIVTIDTVAELDGWLGDSAWSYAVGQISPTAEKLMRVTKECLDLGIEQAQPGNRLGDVTSAIQRHAESHGFGVVRDLLAHGIGRDLHEEPTYMHIGKPGKGPRIKEGMVFTIEPMITEGTYFLTIDPDGWTARTMDNKLAAQYEHTIAITAEGPQILTAQ
- a CDS encoding pyridoxal phosphate-dependent aminotransferase, which translates into the protein MLEKYGHGGDLLTAAELYEEAGGTFLDFSANINPIGPPPAVLELLRTALSTVVAYPDPGHRRFKSLLAKDLGIHSSWLTVGNGAAESMALLLLAIAPQKVGIVEPCFSEYRQLSVQFGAEVLSVQGTREQHFRAGVNEIAGLLEKVDLLFLGQPNNPNGVQYTVDELRWLAQKAESYGTYLAVDEAFIDFIPEAERNTLLPDLDQFPHTILVRSMTKFYAIPGLRLGFAISHPELAKAMTGKQVTWSVNGLALLAGEACLECGHEYGHRTRELIATERELLRQGLMQLGCEVPPGEANFLLCGLPSPWSAAEMQTRLGRVGILVRSCAMYPGLGDEHIRVAVKGHEDNVRLLKQMKEILADK
- a CDS encoding adenosylcobinamide amidohydrolase; the encoded protein is MDKSNVLWKEQDRYMVQVKIPFNLAGDVKEYHSAIWPGLALQWKGNHLLLELPAEADGLSSAFYGGGMNRLERAVNLYVDRNYECSDPVQDMENKLREWGYSMSGCAGLMTAVPLEHAAVAEEDTGSAGIFVCVTAAAGNAARAGVERNVLAVYRPGTINIMLGIDGRLTPAAMVNAVQTAVEAKAAALADLGITDPENGLIATGTTTDAIVLAVSQSGRYKAEHVYAGTATDLGGAIGRLVYSAVTGSLLSVQARKDS
- the cbiB gene encoding adenosylcobinamide-phosphate synthase CbiB — its product is MTIALVLLAAYIIDRIVGDPRSLPHPVIGMGKAITALERAIRRLWSHPQSLRRAGVLLPLCVAGGAWALTAILLWLLSYISPWLVWIAEAWLISTTIASKGLKDAGMAVYVELQKGDIPAARKALGMIVGRDTTSLDSPEIVRGTVETVAENIVDAIISPLFYALIGGAPLAMAYRAVNTLDSMVGYKNDKYRDVGWASARLDDVANFIPARITALLLALCAWLLRLDWRNCLQMVKRDARLHPSPNSGYPESAVAGALGIRLGGENVYHGVASFRAYMGDPVRAMEPDDIIQTSRMMMLSSSIFVGLCAVVAWIWIGG